From a single Cyclobacterium marinum DSM 745 genomic region:
- a CDS encoding response regulator transcription factor, whose protein sequence is MCEKKILLIEDDKDIAELVALHLSNLGYEVECVNNFTEGMKRSLENHYLLILLDLMLPDGDGLDICHKLRREKIQTPIVMLTAKTEEIDKVLGLESGADDYISKPFSIREFIARIKAIIRRSAISIIENEEDIFQFDELVINIFKRKVTIHDNPIELTKKEFELLYFLAKNKGVTYSREKLLNIIWGYEYSGYDHTVNSHINRLRAKIEQTPNKPKFILTSWGVGYKFNDEL, encoded by the coding sequence ATGTGCGAAAAAAAGATACTGCTAATTGAGGACGATAAGGACATTGCTGAATTGGTAGCCTTGCACCTTAGCAACTTAGGGTATGAGGTTGAGTGTGTCAATAACTTTACTGAAGGAATGAAACGTTCTCTTGAAAACCACTACCTGCTCATTTTATTGGACTTGATGCTCCCTGATGGAGACGGATTAGATATTTGCCACAAATTAAGAAGAGAGAAAATACAAACACCAATAGTAATGCTCACTGCCAAGACTGAAGAAATCGATAAGGTCTTGGGCCTGGAATCAGGCGCAGACGATTACATTAGCAAACCTTTTAGCATCAGAGAGTTTATTGCTAGAATAAAAGCAATAATTCGCCGTAGTGCTATATCCATTATTGAAAATGAGGAGGATATTTTTCAGTTTGATGAATTGGTAATTAACATCTTTAAGCGCAAGGTAACTATTCATGACAACCCTATAGAATTAACAAAAAAAGAATTTGAATTGCTTTATTTTTTAGCCAAAAACAAAGGCGTTACCTATTCGAGGGAAAAGCTGCTAAACATCATTTGGGGTTATGAGTACAGTGGCTATGACCATACTGTAAATTCCCATATTAACCGCTTGCGTGCGAAAATCGAGCAAACTCCAAATAAACCCAAATTCATTTTAACCTCTTGGGGTGTAGGTTATAAGTTCAATGATGAATTATAA
- a CDS encoding sensor histidine kinase: MKKISNSLFWRLSLFFLIILLIISGVYIYTTHNSSLIYSQETSQKLNRPLAERVAKFTQPFINGSINEKEVEDLFHNVMVLNPSVEVYLLDKAGEILSYYAPFGQVKLDRIDLSPIHRFINDKEAFIKGEDPRNPGIQKIFSAASIENNEQIVGYIYIILASEEYTSVTDMLAHNYQIKLATKAVIITFLTAIIIGLIVIWFLTKNVNKISVAVNRFKQGDLKARIRLQSKGELSVLANNIDAMADTIVNNINEIRSVEKLRKELISNISHDLRTPLTSIQGYAETLVLLEEKLDKKTKIKYLNTILSSTQRVKKMVENLFEISKLEAHQVETKKETFSINELLSDMVMKFDLMAKSKSINFKINMAEDNTMVFADIALMERVFQNLLENALNHTQSGGTVLISIEKKHRSSIEITIKDTGVGISSEELPYIFDRYKKGAYGTHKGTGLGLAIVKKILELHKLDIKVESEMNVGTSFSFKLPVYS, from the coding sequence ATGAAAAAAATTTCCAACAGCCTATTTTGGCGCTTGTCCCTATTTTTTCTAATTATCCTACTCATTATTTCAGGAGTATATATTTACACGACCCATAATTCATCATTGATTTATTCCCAAGAAACTTCACAAAAACTAAACAGACCGCTTGCTGAAAGGGTAGCCAAGTTCACCCAACCATTTATCAATGGATCAATCAATGAAAAGGAGGTAGAAGACTTGTTCCACAATGTGATGGTTTTAAATCCTTCTGTTGAAGTTTATTTGCTTGATAAGGCAGGGGAAATACTTAGCTATTATGCCCCTTTTGGTCAAGTAAAACTTGACCGGATTGACCTTAGCCCTATTCATCGATTTATTAATGATAAAGAGGCATTTATTAAAGGGGAAGACCCAAGGAATCCCGGTATTCAAAAAATATTTTCAGCTGCTAGTATTGAAAACAATGAACAAATTGTTGGATATATTTATATCATTTTAGCAAGTGAAGAGTACACTAGTGTAACAGATATGCTTGCCCATAATTATCAGATCAAATTGGCAACCAAGGCAGTAATCATCACATTCTTAACTGCAATAATCATCGGTTTGATCGTGATATGGTTCCTTACCAAAAATGTGAATAAAATAAGTGTTGCAGTAAATCGATTCAAACAAGGTGACCTCAAAGCCCGCATTCGTTTACAATCAAAAGGTGAGTTATCTGTTTTGGCAAATAACATAGACGCAATGGCAGACACCATCGTCAACAATATCAATGAAATTCGTTCGGTTGAAAAGCTTAGGAAAGAATTAATTTCCAACATCTCCCATGACCTCAGAACACCACTTACCTCTATTCAAGGGTACGCTGAAACCTTGGTTTTACTGGAAGAAAAGTTGGATAAAAAAACGAAGATCAAATATTTAAACACCATCCTTTCCAGTACACAAAGGGTAAAAAAAATGGTAGAAAATCTTTTTGAGATTTCAAAACTAGAAGCCCACCAAGTCGAAACTAAAAAAGAAACCTTTTCCATTAATGAATTGCTTTCTGACATGGTTATGAAATTTGATTTAATGGCAAAAAGCAAATCCATCAACTTTAAGATTAACATGGCTGAAGACAATACCATGGTTTTTGCAGACATAGCTTTGATGGAAAGAGTTTTTCAAAACCTTTTGGAAAATGCCCTGAATCACACCCAATCAGGTGGAACAGTACTTATTTCCATAGAGAAAAAACACAGATCCTCCATTGAAATTACAATAAAAGATACCGGTGTTGGTATTTCCTCCGAGGAGTTGCCCTATATTTTTGATCGGTATAAAAAAGGAGCTTATGGAACGCACAAAGGCACCGGATTGGGTCTTGCTATTGTTAAAAAGATTCTAGAATTGCATAAGTTAGACATCAAAGTGGAAAGCGAGATGAATGTAGGTACTTCGTTTTCCTTCAAACTCCCCGTCTATTCTTAA
- a CDS encoding spondin domain-containing protein, giving the protein MKNVRLFSFSAIIASLVMLNGCDTKEDEMPETMSSEFTVTIENIFEAKDFFNTGTTGLITPGNSETFSFNAGIGHSLSFATMLVESNDLFYSPDENGIPLYDEDGNPVTGDVSTMISLWDAGTEINEAPGTGPNQPIRQSEMNTGPSENNPVNIVNDAFNYPSTQESIKVEIAHDGGTMFTISITNTSENTELPSPFAPGVWVIHNLDQMPIFSINEIAGIGLEPLAEDGDNSILNTEVMNNTGFFSPLAPGAFSIGTDNIIFMDGQSAGAALESLAEDGDASGFDNVFNTPIGMTSPGPLLPGSAYSFTFTAEKGDKLSFASMLVESNDWVIGTDKLELFSNGMAISGEITGDVYLYDAGTEEDEYAGAGNNQPLRQSEPNTGIDEEGIISMEANPSDNIPSITEMVRVTISPM; this is encoded by the coding sequence ATGAAAAATGTAAGATTATTTAGCTTTTCAGCCATTATCGCTTCATTAGTGATGCTCAATGGATGCGACACAAAGGAAGATGAAATGCCGGAGACAATGAGCAGTGAGTTCACTGTTACTATCGAGAATATTTTTGAAGCCAAAGATTTCTTTAATACCGGAACAACTGGGTTAATTACTCCGGGAAATAGTGAAACTTTCAGTTTCAATGCTGGCATTGGGCACAGTTTAAGTTTTGCGACAATGCTTGTTGAATCCAACGATTTATTTTACTCCCCTGATGAAAATGGAATCCCATTATATGATGAAGATGGGAATCCTGTCACAGGAGATGTTAGCACCATGATTTCATTATGGGATGCGGGTACCGAAATAAATGAAGCTCCAGGAACAGGTCCCAATCAACCAATTAGACAAAGTGAGATGAACACTGGCCCTTCTGAAAACAACCCGGTAAACATAGTTAATGATGCCTTTAATTATCCTTCAACCCAAGAAAGTATCAAAGTAGAAATTGCCCATGATGGAGGTACGATGTTTACCATTTCCATTACCAATACTTCAGAAAACACCGAATTGCCTTCTCCTTTTGCCCCGGGTGTCTGGGTCATTCATAACCTTGATCAAATGCCAATTTTCTCAATCAATGAAATAGCAGGAATTGGTTTGGAACCCTTGGCTGAGGATGGAGATAATTCCATTTTAAATACTGAAGTAATGAACAATACAGGGTTCTTTTCCCCTCTAGCACCCGGTGCTTTTAGTATAGGTACTGACAACATAATTTTTATGGACGGACAATCCGCAGGGGCAGCATTGGAAAGTTTAGCTGAGGATGGAGATGCCTCAGGCTTTGACAATGTCTTCAATACACCGATTGGAATGACTTCACCTGGCCCCTTGCTTCCGGGAAGCGCTTATTCTTTTACCTTCACTGCAGAAAAAGGAGACAAACTATCATTTGCAAGTATGTTGGTAGAATCAAATGATTGGGTTATAGGGACAGATAAGTTGGAGTTATTTTCAAATGGTATGGCCATTTCAGGTGAGATTACCGGCGATGTCTATTTATATGATGCCGGAACCGAAGAGGATGAATACGCCGGTGCAGGTAATAATCAACCTTTGAGACAATCCGAACCAAATACAGGTATTGATGAAGAAGGTATTATTAGTATGGAAGCTAATCCTTCTGATAATATTCCATCCATAACTGAGATGGTAAGGGTCACTATCTCTCCGATGTAA